One Malania oleifera isolate guangnan ecotype guangnan chromosome 10, ASM2987363v1, whole genome shotgun sequence genomic region harbors:
- the LOC131166815 gene encoding RING-H2 finger protein ATL52, with the protein MGSQGSPAPWPTYDDFRDCSRGICSIYCPQWCYIIFPPPPPDNDSSSGLSPLVIALIGILASAFLLVSYYTIVSKYCRRRGDHQNPGAELEDDHSQMNHEPWQVNSAGLDESLIKSITVCKYTKGDGLVEGTECSVCLSEFMEEESLRLLPKCNHAFHIPCIDTWLKSHTNCPMCRSNIAILNPSPSPAPAPQNPAALQISSLQIQHPNAAVLMVDHLGMGHHEEVVVSFTAPKTPFDQFEAPSEEESTRKNGMNMIGVTQEELQQLRRSISLDSFSGQGRLLIADILRANEDDCKIEMGNCKFPMGGGSSTEHVREDGKSNNTSSVLNLVRSPAAVKRSISTGRFMLPRHDKGKNSIIPN; encoded by the coding sequence ATGGGTTCTCAGGGGAGCCCTGCTCCTTGGCCGACATATGACGATTTCAGGGACTGCTCCAGGGGAATTTGCAGCATATACTGCCCACAGTGGTGCTACATAATCTTCCCTCCTCCGCCTCCCGACAACGATTCCAGCTCCGGCTTATCCCCACTGGTCATCGCCCTCATCGGCATCCTGGCCAGTGCTTTCCTGCTAGTAAGCTACTACACCATAGTCTCAAAATACTGCAGGAGGAGAGGAGATCATCAAAACCCAGGTGCCGAATTGGAAGATGATCACAGCCAAATGAACCACGAGCCCTGGCAGGTCAATTCGGCCGGGTTAGACGAATCGCTGATCAAGTCCATCACAGTCTGCAAGTACACGAAGGGAGATGGGTTGGTTGAAGGAACAGAGTGCTCTGTTTGTCTCAGTGAGTTTATGGAAGAGGAGAGCCTCCGGTTGTTGCCTAAGTGTAACCATGCTTTTCACATCCCCTGCATTGACACCTGGCTAAAATCTCACACAAACTGCCCCATGTGCCGCTCAAATATTGCAATTCTCAATCCTTCACCGTCGCCAGCCCCAGCTCCACAGAACCCTGCTGCTCTGCAGATCTCTTCTCTTCAAATTCAGCATCCGAACGCCGCAGTTTTGATGGTCGATCATCTCGGAATGGGTCATCACGAGGAGGTGGTGGTAAGCTTTACTGCCCCAAAGACTCCCTTCGATCAATTTGAAGCTCCTAGTGAGGAGGAGAGTACAAGAAAAAATGGCATGAACATGATTGGGGTTACACAGGAGGAGCTTCAGCAGTTAAGAAGATCCATTTCCTTGGATTCTTTTTCCGGTCAAGGCCGCTTACTGATCGCTGACATATTGCGTGCTAATGAAGATGACTGCAAAATTGAAATGGGAAACTGCAAATTTCCAATGGGCGGTGGATCTTCAACAGAACATGTTCGAGAAGACGGCAAATCAAATAATACAAGCAGTGTGTTGAATTTAGTTAGGAGTCCTGCTGCAGTGAAGAGATCCATTTCAACCGGAAGATTCATGCTGCCAAGGCATGACAAGGGGAAGAATTCTATAATTCCCAATTGA
- the LOC131166272 gene encoding non-specific phospholipase C3-like isoform X2: MASENAYPIKTVVILVQENRSFDHMLGWMKSLNPGINGVTGSESNPKSTSDPTSDRIFYGSNSVHVNPDPGHSFQAIYEQVFGTPWNQSSSSSKLAPTMEGFAQQAESVQAGLSETVMNGFKPESVPVYKELVAEFAVCDRWFASIPTSTQPNRLYLHSATSYGATSNDTKKLVKGYPQKTIFESLEEAGFSFGIYYQSVPSTLFYRNLRKLKYVDNFHQYDLDFKRHCEKGKLPNYVVIEQRYFDMKLLPANDDHPSHDVSEGQKFVKEVYEALRSSPQWNQTLFLIIYDEHGGFYDHVPTPADGVPSPDGIAGPEPFNFQFDRLGVRVPAILISPWIERGTVLHGPSGPYPSSEFEHSSIPATVKKIFNLKEFLTKRDAWAGTFEGVLSRQSPRTDCPVTLSSPIKLRETEANEETKLSEFQEELVQMAATLNGDHKKDEYPYKLVENMNVSEALAYVKGAFKTFLDEMTVNKNGTHESEINELTNFASTQSTNKSFVQKIFSCLICDQ, from the exons ATGGCTTCTGAAAATGCATACCCCATCAAAACCGTCGTCATTTTGGTCCAGGAAAACCGCTCCTTCGACCACATGCTGGGATGGATGAAGTCCCTAAACCCCGGAATCAACGGCGTCACCGGCAGCGAGTCCAACCCCAAGTCCACATCCGACCCGACCTCGGATCGGATCTTCTACGGCAGCAACTCCGTGCACGTGAATCCGGACCCGGGTCACTCCTTCCAAGCAATCTACGAGCAGGTCTTCGGAACGCCGTGGAACCAGTCGTCGTCGTCATCGAAGCTCGCTCCGACCATGGAGGGCTTCGCGCAGCAGGCGGAGAGCGTGCAGGCGGGTCTGTCGGAGACGGTGATGAACGGGTTCAAACCGGAATCCGTGCCCGTATACAAGGAGCTGGTGGCGGAGTTCGCGGTATGCGACCGGTGGTTCGCGTCGATCCCCACTTCAACGCAGCCGAACCGGCTGTACTTGCACTCTGCGACGTCGTACGGGGCGACGAGCAACGACACGAAGAAGCTGGTAAAAGGGTACCCACAGAAGACGATATTTGAGTCGCTGGAGGAGGCGGGCTTCTCCTTTGGGATCTATTATCAGTCCGTCCCCTCTACCCTTTTCTACag GAACCTGAGGAAATTGAAATACGTAGACAACTTCCACCAGTACGACCTGGACTTCAAGCGCCACTGCGAAAAGGGGAAGCTTCCCAATTACGTGGTCATCGAACAGAGATACTTCGACATGAAATTGCTACCGGCGAACGACGACCACCCCTCTCACGACGTCTCCGAAGGCCAAAAATTCGTTAAGGAAGTCTACGAGGCTCTCCGATCAAGCCCTCAGTGGAACCAGACGCTGTTCCTCATCATCTACGACGAGCACGGCGGCTTTTACGACCACGTCCCCACGCCAGCCGACGGAGTGCCCAGCCCCGACGGCATCGCAGGCCCCGAGCCGTTCAACTTTCAGTTCGATCGGTTGGGGGTCAGGGTTCCGGCGATTTTGATTTCTCCGTGGATCGAGCGCGGAACGGTGTTGCACGGGCCTTCGGGGCCGTATCCGTCGTCGGAGTTCGAGCATTCCTCGATTCCGGCGACTGTGAAGAAGATTTTCAACCTGAAGGAGTTTCTGACGAAGCGGGATGCGTGGGCGGGAACGTTTGAGGGCGTGCTGAGCAGACAGAGCCCAAGAACTGATTGTCCAG TGACTTTGTCAAGCCCAATAAAATTGCGAGAGACAGAGGCCAACGAGGAGACAAAGTTAAGTGAGTTTCAAGAAGAGTTGGTGCAAATGGCAGCTACATTAAACGGTGACCATAAAAAGGATGAGTATCCGTACAAACTGGTCGAGAACATGAATGTTTCAGAGGCACTTGCATATGTGAAAGGTGCATTCAAAACGTTCTTGGATGAAATGACAGTTAACAAAAATGGTACCCATGAATCTGAGATTAATGAGTTGACGAATTTTGCATCCACACAATCCACAAACAAATCCTTTGTTCAGAAGATATTCTCTTGTTTAATTTGCGATCAATAA
- the LOC131166272 gene encoding non-specific phospholipase C3-like isoform X1: protein MASENAYPIKTVVVLVQENRSFDHMLGWMKSLNPEINGVTGSESNPKSTSDPNSGRIFYGSNSVHVNPDPGHSFQAIYEQVFGTPWNQSPSSSSSKLAPTMEGFAQQAESVQVGLSETVMNGFKPESLPVFKELVAEFAVCDRWFASIPTLTQPNRLYVHSATSYGATSNDTEKLVEGYPQKTIFESLEEAGFSFGIYYQSVPSTLLYRNLRKLKYVDNFHQYDLDFKRHCEKGKLPNYVVIEQRYFDMKLLPANDDHPSHDVSEGQKFVKEVYEALRSSPQWNQTLFLIIYDEHGGFYDHVPTPADGVPSPDGIAGPEPFNFQFDRLGVRVPAILISPWIERGTVLHGPSGPYPSSEFEHSSIPATVKKIFNLKEFLTKRDAWAGTFEGVLSRQSPRTDCPVTLSSPIKLRETEANEETKLSEFQEELVQMAATLNGDHKKDEYPYKLVENMNVSEALAYVKGAFKTFLDEMTVNKNGTHESEINELTNFASTQSTNKSFVQKIFSCLICDQ from the exons ATGGCTTCTGAAAATGCATACCCCATCAAAACCGTCGTCGTTTTGGTCCAGGAAAACCGCTCCTTCGACCATATGCTGGGATGGATGAAGTCCCTAAACCCCGAAATCAACGGCGTCACCGGTAGCGAGTCCAACCCCAAGTCCACATCCGACCCGAACTCGGGTCGGATCTTCTACGGCAGCAACTCCGTGCACGTGAATCCGGACCCGGGTCACTCCTTCCAAGCAATCTACGAGCAGGTCTTCGGAACGCCGTGGAACCAGTCGCCGTCGTCGTCGTCGTCGAAGCTCGCTCCGACCATGGAGGGCTTCGCGCAGCAGGCGGAGAGCGTGCAGGTGGGTCTGTCGGAGACGGTGATGAACGGGTTCAAACCGGAATCCTTGCCCGTATTCAAGGAGCTGGTGGCGGAGTTCGCGGTGTGCGACCGGTGGTTCGCGTCGATCCCGACTTTGACGCAGCCGAACCGGCTGTACGTGCACTCTGCGACGTCGTACGGGGCGACGAGCAACGACACGGAGAAGCTGGTAGAAGGGTACCCGCAGAAGACGATATTTGAGTCACTGGAGGAGGCGGGCTTCTCCTTTGGGATCTATTATCAGTCCGTCCCCTCTACCCTTTTGTAcag GAACCTGAGGAAATTGAAATACGTAGACAACTTCCACCAGTACGACCTGGACTTCAAGCGCCACTGCGAAAAGGGGAAGCTTCCCAATTACGTGGTCATCGAACAGAGATACTTCGACATGAAATTGCTACCGGCGAACGACGACCACCCCTCTCACGACGTCTCCGAAGGCCAAAAATTCGTTAAGGAAGTCTACGAGGCTCTCCGATCAAGCCCTCAGTGGAACCAGACGCTGTTCCTCATCATCTACGACGAGCACGGCGGCTTTTACGACCACGTCCCCACGCCAGCCGACGGAGTGCCCAGCCCCGACGGCATCGCAGGCCCCGAGCCGTTCAACTTTCAGTTCGATCGGTTGGGGGTCAGGGTTCCGGCGATTTTGATTTCTCCGTGGATCGAGCGCGGAACGGTGTTGCACGGGCCTTCGGGGCCGTATCCGTCGTCGGAGTTCGAGCATTCCTCGATTCCGGCGACTGTGAAGAAGATTTTCAACCTGAAGGAGTTTCTGACGAAGCGGGATGCGTGGGCGGGAACGTTTGAGGGCGTGCTGAGCAGACAGAGCCCAAGAACTGATTGTCCAG TGACTTTGTCAAGCCCAATAAAATTGCGAGAGACAGAGGCCAACGAGGAGACAAAGTTAAGTGAGTTTCAAGAAGAGTTGGTGCAAATGGCAGCTACATTAAACGGTGACCATAAAAAGGATGAGTATCCGTACAAACTGGTCGAGAACATGAATGTTTCAGAGGCACTTGCATATGTGAAAGGTGCATTCAAAACGTTCTTGGATGAAATGACAGTTAACAAAAATGGTACCCATGAATCTGAGATTAATGAGTTGACGAATTTTGCATCCACACAATCCACAAACAAATCCTTTGTTCAGAAGATATTCTCTTGTTTAATTTGCGATCAATAA